The Sphingobium aromaticiconvertens genome has a segment encoding these proteins:
- the trbG gene encoding P-type conjugative transfer protein TrbG: protein MMHVHRSGAAIAALLISVNTTTACAATRPALHGATQTPAVRIAEPEKQVEIVTVAKPLPLPGQLKPVPPIAPAPGLADPKTRIVAANAAARIEPARNGFINAMQQYPWAEGALYQVYTAPGQVTDIALQPGETLVGAGPVAAGDTVRWIIGDTLSGAGETQRVHILAKPTRPDLLTNLVINTDRRTYHLELRATPTTYMASVSWSYPQDELIALRRSNAAIAAKAPIAAGINIASLDFGYAIDGDKPSWRPLRAFDDGSQVFIEFPASVAQGEMPPVFILGSGGNAELVNYRVQDRFIIIDRLFSAAELRMGDKKTAQRVRLTRIASGRRTRP from the coding sequence ATGATGCACGTTCATCGTTCCGGGGCCGCAATTGCGGCTTTGCTGATTTCCGTAAACACGACCACGGCCTGCGCAGCGACGCGCCCAGCCCTGCATGGGGCAACGCAGACGCCTGCAGTGCGCATTGCGGAACCTGAGAAACAGGTCGAGATCGTGACTGTTGCCAAGCCGCTACCGTTGCCGGGGCAACTCAAGCCGGTGCCGCCCATAGCCCCCGCCCCGGGGCTTGCCGATCCCAAAACCCGGATCGTCGCTGCCAATGCCGCAGCCCGCATAGAGCCCGCGCGCAATGGTTTCATCAACGCCATGCAGCAATATCCCTGGGCGGAAGGCGCTCTTTATCAGGTCTACACGGCACCCGGACAGGTGACGGACATCGCCCTTCAGCCCGGAGAAACGCTCGTCGGCGCGGGGCCCGTCGCTGCGGGCGATACCGTACGATGGATTATCGGCGATACGCTCAGCGGTGCGGGTGAGACGCAACGCGTCCATATCCTGGCAAAGCCGACCCGGCCCGATCTCCTGACCAACCTGGTGATCAACACCGATCGGCGGACCTATCATCTCGAACTGCGCGCTACCCCGACCACCTATATGGCGTCGGTATCCTGGTCCTACCCACAGGATGAATTGATTGCGCTGCGACGGAGCAACGCCGCTATCGCCGCAAAGGCGCCGATCGCCGCTGGCATCAACATCGCTTCGCTCGATTTCGGCTACGCGATCGATGGGGACAAGCCGAGCTGGCGACCGCTGCGCGCATTCGACGACGGTAGCCAGGTCTTCATCGAGTTTCCCGCAAGCGTCGCGCAGGGCGAAATGCCGCCCGTCTTCATCCTGGGAAGCGGCGGCAATGCCGAGCTCGTCAATTATCGGGTGCAGGACCGTTTCATCATCATCGACCGACTCTTCAGCGCAGCCGAGTTGCGCATGGGGGACAAGAAGACGGCGCAGCGGGTGCGTCTGACACGGATCGCAAGCGGGAGGAGAACCCGACCATGA
- the trbE gene encoding conjugal transfer protein TrbE: MMSLREYRSTASSLSDFLPWAALVAPGVVLNKDGSFQRTARFRGPDLDSATPAELVATTARLNSALRRLGSGWALFTEAQRVPANDYPDDVFPDPASRLLDRERREQFHEEGAHYDSAYYATLLWMPPAEDSARAERWLYEGRSTTTSNGAELLAGFIDRSHRIVQLLEGFLPEIAWLDDGATLTYLHSTISTKRQDVRVPETPMHLDALLADEPLVGGLEPRLGNSYLRSLTVTGFPTSTYPGLLDELNRLAFPYRWSTRAIMLDKADATRLLGKIRRQWFAKRKSVAAILKEVMTNEASTLLDTDASNKAADADLALQELGSDMIGQAYVTATVTVWDTNPAIAAEKLRLVEKVIQGRDFTCTTEGLNAVEAWLGSLPGHVYANVRQPPISTLNLAHMMPLSAVWSGPPGDAHLNGPPLFHAKTEGSTPFRFSLHVGDVGHTLVVGPTGAGKSVLLALMAMQFRRYPGAQIFAFDFGASMRAAALAMGGEWQDLGTGLHAENAAVSLQPLARIDDPVEQAWAAQWVGSILEAEGITLDPQAKDHLWAALRSLASARPDERTLTGLAVLLQSQALKQALQPYCVGGAWGRLLDAEAEQLGDAHVQIFETEGLVGCAAAAPVLAYLFHRIENRLDGSPSLVIIDEGWLVLDSPTFAAQLREWLKTLRKKNASVIFATQSLADIETSAIAPAIIESCPTRIFLANERATEPQISAIYARFGLNARQIEILARATPKRDYYVQSRRGNRLMDLGLKEVALAFTAVSSKSDQLKIDHILSQPGDEEFAAAWLRACGHDWAADLLSTQEPKEQSS; this comes from the coding sequence ATGATGTCGCTGCGTGAATATCGCTCGACCGCGAGCAGCCTGAGCGATTTCCTGCCTTGGGCCGCACTGGTCGCGCCGGGCGTCGTCCTCAACAAGGACGGCTCGTTCCAGCGCACTGCCCGTTTCCGGGGACCTGACCTCGATTCCGCGACGCCCGCTGAACTGGTGGCGACGACCGCGCGACTGAATAGCGCGCTGCGTCGGCTCGGCTCAGGCTGGGCCTTGTTCACCGAGGCGCAGCGGGTGCCAGCGAACGACTATCCCGACGACGTCTTTCCTGATCCGGCCTCGCGACTGCTGGACCGGGAACGACGCGAGCAATTTCACGAAGAGGGCGCACATTATGACAGCGCCTACTATGCCACCCTGCTGTGGATGCCGCCAGCGGAGGACAGCGCACGGGCCGAACGCTGGCTTTACGAGGGCCGTTCGACAACGACGTCCAACGGAGCCGAACTGCTCGCTGGTTTCATCGACCGCTCACACCGGATCGTCCAGCTGCTTGAAGGATTCCTGCCGGAAATCGCCTGGCTCGACGATGGCGCGACCCTCACCTATCTTCACTCGACGATCTCGACCAAGCGTCAGGACGTGCGCGTACCTGAAACGCCGATGCACCTCGATGCGCTCCTGGCGGACGAACCGCTGGTCGGTGGCCTGGAACCGCGCCTCGGCAATAGCTATCTGCGCAGCCTGACCGTCACCGGCTTTCCGACCTCAACCTATCCTGGCCTGCTCGACGAACTCAATCGTCTGGCCTTTCCCTATCGCTGGTCGACGCGGGCGATCATGCTCGACAAGGCCGATGCCACCCGGTTGCTCGGCAAAATCCGGCGACAATGGTTCGCCAAGCGCAAGTCGGTCGCGGCCATTCTCAAGGAGGTGATGACTAACGAAGCCTCGACCCTGCTGGACACGGACGCATCGAACAAGGCTGCAGACGCCGATCTGGCCTTGCAGGAACTGGGCTCGGACATGATCGGCCAGGCCTATGTGACCGCCACAGTGACGGTGTGGGACACCAACCCTGCAATCGCCGCCGAGAAGCTTCGTCTGGTCGAGAAGGTGATCCAGGGCCGGGATTTCACCTGCACGACCGAAGGGCTCAACGCTGTTGAGGCATGGCTCGGGTCGCTGCCGGGCCATGTCTACGCCAATGTCCGGCAGCCGCCGATCAGCACGCTCAACCTTGCGCATATGATGCCGCTGTCGGCCGTCTGGTCCGGACCGCCGGGTGATGCGCATCTCAATGGCCCGCCGCTATTCCATGCCAAAACCGAGGGCTCGACGCCTTTCCGCTTCTCGCTGCATGTTGGCGATGTCGGGCACACACTGGTGGTAGGGCCGACAGGCGCGGGCAAATCGGTTCTGCTCGCCCTGATGGCGATGCAGTTTCGCCGCTATCCGGGCGCACAGATCTTCGCCTTCGACTTTGGCGCCAGCATGCGTGCTGCGGCGCTGGCGATGGGCGGTGAATGGCAGGATCTGGGGACCGGGCTTCACGCCGAGAATGCGGCGGTATCGCTCCAGCCTCTAGCAAGGATCGATGATCCGGTCGAACAGGCATGGGCGGCGCAATGGGTCGGTTCGATCCTGGAGGCGGAGGGGATCACGCTCGATCCCCAGGCCAAGGACCATCTGTGGGCGGCGCTCCGATCGCTCGCCAGCGCGAGGCCCGACGAACGGACGCTGACGGGTCTTGCGGTGCTGCTGCAATCCCAAGCCCTCAAACAGGCGCTGCAGCCCTATTGCGTGGGCGGGGCTTGGGGTCGCCTGCTCGATGCCGAGGCAGAACAACTGGGCGATGCCCATGTTCAGATATTCGAAACCGAGGGACTGGTGGGCTGCGCCGCAGCCGCTCCGGTGCTGGCCTATCTTTTCCACCGGATCGAGAACAGGCTCGATGGATCGCCCAGCCTCGTCATCATCGATGAGGGCTGGCTGGTACTCGACAGCCCGACCTTTGCCGCGCAATTGCGCGAATGGCTCAAGACGCTGCGCAAGAAGAATGCGAGCGTGATCTTTGCGACGCAGAGCCTGGCCGACATTGAAACCAGCGCCATTGCGCCAGCCATCATCGAAAGCTGCCCGACCCGGATATTCCTGGCCAATGAGCGGGCGACCGAACCGCAGATCAGCGCCATCTATGCCCGGTTCGGGCTCAATGCCCGGCAGATCGAGATATTGGCGCGGGCGACGCCAAAGCGCGATTATTATGTCCAGTCACGGCGCGGCAATCGCCTGATGGACTTAGGGCTAAAGGAGGTGGCGCTCGCCTTTACCGCCGTGTCCTCCAAGTCCGACCAGTTGAAGATCGACCACATACTGAGCCAACCGGGCGACGAAGAGTTCGCCGCGGCCTGGCTGCGCGCATGCGGTCACGACTGGGCGGCAGACCTGCTTTCCACGCAAGAGCCAAAGGAGCAAAGTTCATGA
- the trbJ gene encoding P-type conjugative transfer protein TrbJ, whose protein sequence is MTSRFIVRPLGLCAVALALAMTPAQALVVYDPTNYASNVLQAARALQQINNQIRSLQNEAASLLNDTKNLTSLPFSSLQALQQQVRQTQRLLGQAQRLAYDVTQIEQAFSTKYGDIALSSSDADLVAGAQDRWSTSVDAFEDALKVQAGVVGNIDGTRTSMDDLVSASQSASGALQAAQAGNQLVALQSQQLADITAMLAAQGRAQTIEAARAATAEAEGRVRFQRFMARSGE, encoded by the coding sequence ATGACATCGCGCTTCATCGTTCGCCCGCTTGGCCTCTGCGCTGTTGCGCTCGCATTGGCCATGACGCCCGCGCAGGCGCTCGTCGTCTATGACCCCACCAACTATGCCTCCAACGTGCTGCAGGCGGCACGCGCCTTGCAGCAGATCAACAACCAGATCCGGTCATTGCAGAACGAGGCGGCCTCGCTTCTCAACGACACGAAAAACCTCACGAGTTTGCCGTTCAGCAGCCTTCAGGCGCTCCAGCAGCAGGTGCGGCAGACCCAGCGTCTGCTGGGGCAAGCACAGCGCCTGGCCTATGACGTGACCCAGATCGAGCAGGCCTTCTCCACCAAATATGGCGATATAGCGCTGTCGAGTTCAGACGCCGATCTGGTCGCCGGTGCCCAGGACCGTTGGTCCACCAGCGTCGATGCGTTCGAGGATGCGTTAAAGGTCCAGGCCGGGGTGGTCGGCAACATCGACGGCACCCGGACCTCGATGGACGATCTTGTTTCAGCCAGCCAGTCGGCATCGGGCGCGTTGCAAGCTGCCCAGGCCGGGAACCAGCTTGTCGCGCTCCAGTCCCAGCAACTGGCCGATATCACCGCCATGCTCGCAGCGCAGGGGCGCGCCCAGACGATCGAAGCGGCACGCGCAGCCACGGCGGAGGCGGAGGGCCGCGTCCGATTCCAGCGTTTCATGGCGCGGTCGGGCGAATAG
- a CDS encoding DUF2274 domain-containing protein: MAKLRLGSLADDKPVKISLELPANVHRDLVRYAAALATETGEAQVSPERLIGPMLERFMAGDRAFARHRSGKASRQP; encoded by the coding sequence ATGGCCAAGCTGCGCCTGGGATCGCTGGCGGACGACAAGCCCGTCAAGATCAGTCTGGAATTGCCTGCCAATGTCCATCGCGACCTTGTGCGCTATGCTGCGGCGTTGGCCACTGAAACGGGTGAAGCGCAGGTTTCTCCCGAACGCCTCATCGGCCCCATGTTGGAACGGTTCATGGCGGGGGACCGCGCCTTTGCAAGGCATCGCAGCGGTAAGGCTTCTCGGCAGCCGTAA
- a CDS encoding LysR family transcriptional regulator, translated as MIEIRHLHYVIATAELGSFSQAAESLRIKQSTLSQRIRHLEQRLGTDLFERSTRGARLTRAGDHFISGARQLVADLDSLHRDTIIFGQGRRGALKLGLSGAVPSSAVQSLMLEFSKRHADIQLSAAVCDRQALVRDFERGQLDAIIVAGHLAPPGAAYHAIGSSRLFAVMVRDNPLALRAPLFWSDLRDLTLLLADSARGDDLLSQVAGRLNMAQSQAGLDRAAIVRSPLNLNGLYQLIDAGCFTIVQESAFARLPPHLVVLPLHEPHGHARIDFGLCWREDASNPALAPLLRTIITAAEKPYRCDALQRRGPPP; from the coding sequence ATGATCGAAATCCGTCACCTCCATTATGTCATAGCGACGGCGGAGCTTGGGAGTTTTAGCCAAGCGGCCGAGTCGCTGCGCATCAAACAATCTACGTTGAGCCAACGGATCCGTCATCTCGAGCAGCGGCTTGGCACCGACCTGTTCGAGCGCTCGACCCGCGGCGCCCGACTGACACGCGCGGGAGACCATTTTATATCGGGCGCGCGCCAGCTTGTGGCTGATCTCGACAGCCTTCATCGCGATACCATCATCTTTGGACAAGGGCGCCGCGGTGCGCTGAAGCTGGGCCTTTCAGGCGCAGTACCCAGCAGCGCGGTCCAGTCTCTCATGCTGGAATTCAGCAAACGCCATGCAGACATCCAGCTATCTGCTGCGGTCTGTGACAGACAAGCGCTTGTGCGCGACTTCGAGCGCGGCCAACTCGACGCCATCATCGTTGCAGGCCATCTGGCCCCGCCGGGCGCGGCCTATCACGCTATTGGCAGCAGCCGGCTTTTTGCCGTCATGGTCCGCGACAACCCTCTGGCATTGCGTGCGCCGCTCTTCTGGTCGGATCTGCGCGACCTTACCCTTCTACTTGCGGACAGCGCGCGCGGGGACGATCTGCTCTCCCAAGTTGCGGGACGTCTTAACATGGCCCAATCGCAGGCTGGTCTGGATCGCGCGGCGATCGTCCGTAGCCCGCTGAATTTGAATGGGCTCTACCAGCTGATTGATGCAGGCTGTTTTACCATCGTGCAGGAGAGCGCGTTCGCTCGCTTGCCCCCGCATCTGGTCGTCTTGCCCCTCCACGAGCCCCATGGCCATGCGCGCATCGATTTTGGCCTCTGCTGGCGCGAAGATGCTAGCAATCCTGCGCTTGCCCCTTTGCTTCGGACCATCATTACGGCTGCCGAGAAGCCTTACCGCTGCGATGCCTTGCAAAGGCGCGGTCCCCCGCCATGA
- a CDS encoding benenodin family lasso peptide has protein sequence MEKTVERRNDDMIDLGAISVETKGPGLGQGDEIGLQNPVGLSDD, from the coding sequence ATGGAAAAGACTGTCGAACGTCGCAACGACGATATGATCGACCTTGGCGCAATCAGCGTCGAGACGAAGGGCCCGGGCCTTGGCCAGGGTGACGAGATCGGGCTGCAGAACCCGGTCGGCCTTTCCGACGACTGA
- a CDS encoding TrbC/VirB2 family protein has translation MPIRRSASHLALAGIFAMASVIPAYAAGSSMPWEAPLQSILESIEGPVAKIIAVMIITVTGLTLAFGDTSGGARKLIQIVFGLSIAFAATSFFLSFFSFGGGALV, from the coding sequence ATGCCAATCCGCCGGAGTGCCAGTCATCTGGCGCTCGCTGGCATCTTCGCTATGGCGTCCGTGATTCCGGCTTATGCGGCCGGATCGTCGATGCCCTGGGAAGCGCCGCTCCAGTCCATCCTGGAATCGATCGAAGGGCCGGTCGCCAAGATCATCGCCGTGATGATCATCACGGTAACCGGCCTGACCCTGGCATTTGGTGATACATCGGGCGGCGCTCGCAAGCTCATCCAGATCGTATTCGGTCTGAGTATTGCGTTCGCCGCAACGAGCTTCTTCCTCTCCTTCTTCTCGTTCGGCGGGGGAGCGCTCGTCTGA
- the trbK-alt gene encoding putative entry exclusion protein TrbK-alt: MRSGRLALAGIAGGGMLTVAVLTVMHQQRGTPTEPMPVSTENRAAALVRCRHVTAEDPTCEAAWEAERRRFFGTDDGRNARSDGQEPTGHE, encoded by the coding sequence ATGCGGAGCGGACGCCTGGCGCTGGCGGGCATCGCAGGCGGTGGCATGCTGACGGTTGCAGTGCTCACGGTCATGCACCAGCAGCGAGGCACGCCCACTGAACCGATGCCGGTGTCGACCGAGAATCGCGCGGCCGCCCTTGTTCGCTGTCGGCACGTCACGGCAGAGGATCCAACCTGCGAAGCGGCCTGGGAAGCCGAGCGACGCCGCTTCTTCGGCACAGATGATGGCCGCAACGCCCGATCAGATGGGCAGGAGCCTACCGGACATGAATGA
- the trbB gene encoding P-type conjugative transfer ATPase TrbB yields the protein MSIYPLRTEARTRGSRMLRTAFGSAIIGWLDDACVIEIMLNPDGHIWVDRLGEGLSDTGACLSAADGERIIRLVAHHVGAEVHDGAPRVSAELPDTGERFEGLLPPVVQTPTFAIRKPAVAVFTLADYVAANIMSARQADILAQAVATRQNILVAGGTGTGKTTLTNALLAEVARTTDRIVLIEDTRELQCTSPNLIAMRTKDGVATLSDLVRSAMRLRPDRIPIGEVRGAEALDLIKAWGTGHPGGIGTIHAGSGMGALRRMEQLIQEAVVTVPRALIAETIDIVAVLVRDGHGRRLAELVRVDGLNPKGEYSLTSQGDV from the coding sequence ATGAGCATATATCCGCTCCGTACAGAAGCCAGGACACGCGGCTCGCGCATGCTCCGCACAGCGTTCGGTTCGGCGATCATCGGCTGGCTCGACGATGCGTGCGTCATCGAGATCATGCTCAATCCCGACGGGCATATCTGGGTTGATCGGCTGGGCGAAGGCCTCAGCGATACCGGGGCCTGCCTGTCGGCCGCCGACGGCGAGCGCATCATCCGTCTGGTCGCACATCATGTCGGCGCGGAGGTTCATGACGGAGCGCCTCGCGTGTCGGCCGAACTTCCCGATACCGGCGAGCGGTTCGAGGGGCTTCTTCCGCCCGTCGTCCAAACGCCGACATTCGCCATTCGCAAGCCCGCCGTCGCTGTGTTCACGCTCGCGGATTATGTCGCCGCCAATATCATGTCTGCGCGCCAAGCCGACATATTGGCGCAAGCCGTTGCCACGCGCCAGAACATCCTGGTGGCCGGTGGCACAGGGACCGGCAAGACGACGCTCACCAACGCGCTTCTGGCCGAGGTCGCCAGGACGACCGACAGGATCGTCCTCATCGAAGATACGCGCGAGCTCCAGTGCACATCTCCCAACCTGATCGCGATGCGAACCAAGGATGGCGTCGCCACGCTGTCCGATCTCGTGCGATCCGCCATGCGCCTGCGGCCCGACCGCATTCCGATCGGTGAGGTGCGTGGGGCCGAAGCCCTCGACCTGATCAAAGCTTGGGGGACGGGCCATCCGGGCGGGATCGGCACCATCCACGCGGGATCGGGCATGGGCGCACTGCGGCGAATGGAACAGCTCATCCAGGAAGCCGTCGTCACGGTTCCTCGCGCCCTGATCGCCGAGACGATCGACATCGTCGCGGTGCTTGTGCGCGACGGCCATGGCCGCCGTCTGGCCGAACTTGTTCGCGTCGATGGCCTCAATCCCAAGGGCGAATATTCCCTCACAAGCCAAGGAGACGTTTGA
- a CDS encoding VirB3 family type IV secretion system protein: MDRVGQVPGFDVPVHRSLTEPILLGGAPRALAIVNGTLAGAVGLGLRLWIAGLVLWAIGHVLGVWAARHDPNFVDVARRHVRYPTWLRA, encoded by the coding sequence ATGGATAGGGTTGGACAGGTTCCAGGCTTTGACGTGCCGGTGCATCGGTCCCTCACCGAGCCGATCCTTCTGGGCGGCGCGCCGCGCGCGCTGGCAATCGTCAACGGGACGCTGGCAGGCGCCGTCGGCCTCGGGTTACGGCTGTGGATCGCAGGCCTCGTGCTTTGGGCCATCGGTCATGTGCTGGGCGTATGGGCCGCCCGCCACGATCCGAACTTCGTCGATGTGGCCCGGCGGCATGTTCGCTATCCGACCTGGCTACGGGCATGA
- the trbF gene encoding conjugal transfer protein TrbF — protein MFKRPSIRYGQTPEPVTPYQRAAQAWDDRIGSARVQARNWRLAFFGTLMLSGGLAAGLIWQSARGSIVPWVVQVDKFGEAQAVGPADAGYRPTDPQIAFHLARFVEEVRSIPADPIVLRQAWLRAYDFTTDRGAMVLNDYARANDPFALVGKTQVAVDISSVIRSSDSSFRVSWTERRYQDGALVETSRWSAIVTVVIQPPSAPDALRKNPLGLFVNAINWSKELSQ, from the coding sequence ATGTTCAAACGACCATCCATCCGGTACGGCCAGACCCCGGAGCCGGTCACGCCTTACCAGCGTGCTGCCCAGGCTTGGGACGATCGCATCGGCTCGGCGCGCGTCCAGGCGCGCAATTGGCGTCTCGCCTTTTTCGGCACGCTGATGCTGTCTGGTGGTCTTGCCGCCGGCTTGATCTGGCAATCGGCGCGCGGCTCGATCGTGCCCTGGGTCGTGCAGGTGGATAAGTTCGGCGAAGCACAGGCCGTCGGCCCCGCCGATGCGGGATACCGTCCGACCGATCCGCAGATCGCCTTCCATCTTGCGCGCTTCGTCGAGGAGGTTCGCAGCATCCCGGCCGATCCGATCGTCCTGCGCCAGGCATGGCTGCGCGCCTATGACTTCACCACGGATCGCGGCGCGATGGTCCTCAATGATTATGCGCGGGCGAATGACCCGTTCGCGCTTGTCGGCAAGACGCAGGTTGCGGTCGACATATCGAGCGTGATCCGGTCGTCGGACAGCAGCTTTCGCGTTTCCTGGACCGAGCGGCGATACCAGGATGGGGCACTGGTTGAGACAAGCCGGTGGTCGGCCATCGTGACGGTCGTGATCCAGCCACCCTCCGCGCCCGATGCCCTGCGCAAGAACCCGCTCGGTCTGTTCGTCAACGCCATCAACTGGTCGAAGGAGCTTTCCCAATGA
- the trbL gene encoding P-type conjugative transfer protein TrbL: MNDVGVIDGFLATFTAYIDSGFGLLGGEVGFLSTTLIAIDVTLAGLFWAWGADEDVLQRLVKKTLYIGFFAFIIGNFSSLSQILFQSFAGLGLKASGTGISLAEFMKPGSVAAVGLDAGEPLLTSASEMMGFTSFFANFVQIAVLLLAWMIVILAFFILAVQLFITLIEFKLVTLAGFVLLPFAFFGRTAFMAERVLGHIVSSGIKILVLAVITGIGTELFDQFINALGGTAPTAEQAMSIALASLSLLGLGIFGPGIANGIVTGGPQLGAGAAAGTAIAAGATLAGGAAGARLAAGAVGGAVASASSAAARAAGSTSATYSAGAAGKSGGDAVAGGIGALGRAAGSAATSPLRRAADAMKQSFNAGKSGASTNSGGAEAASGPPKWATAMRQRQTIAHGVSTAAHTLRGGDSGGGGASIDLSGRD; encoded by the coding sequence ATGAATGATGTCGGTGTCATCGACGGGTTCCTCGCGACCTTCACGGCCTATATCGATTCCGGTTTTGGCCTTCTTGGCGGGGAGGTCGGGTTTCTCTCGACCACGCTGATCGCAATCGACGTGACACTTGCCGGGCTGTTTTGGGCATGGGGTGCCGACGAGGATGTCCTGCAACGCCTGGTCAAGAAGACGCTCTATATCGGCTTTTTCGCGTTCATCATCGGCAACTTCTCCTCGCTCTCGCAAATCCTGTTCCAGTCCTTTGCCGGGCTGGGCCTTAAGGCGAGCGGCACCGGCATCAGCCTCGCCGAGTTCATGAAGCCGGGTAGCGTTGCCGCGGTTGGGCTAGATGCAGGCGAACCGCTTCTCACGTCCGCGTCCGAGATGATGGGATTCACCTCGTTTTTCGCCAATTTCGTCCAGATTGCCGTGCTGCTGTTGGCCTGGATGATCGTGATCCTCGCCTTCTTCATTCTTGCCGTACAGCTGTTCATCACGCTGATCGAGTTCAAGCTGGTGACGCTGGCCGGGTTCGTCCTGCTGCCCTTCGCCTTTTTTGGGCGGACGGCATTCATGGCGGAGCGGGTGCTTGGCCATATCGTATCGAGCGGCATCAAGATCCTGGTTCTCGCCGTCATCACCGGCATCGGCACGGAACTGTTCGACCAGTTCATCAATGCGCTGGGTGGAACAGCGCCGACTGCGGAACAGGCCATGTCGATCGCGCTCGCCTCATTGTCCTTGCTTGGTCTGGGCATATTCGGCCCCGGCATCGCCAATGGCATCGTCACCGGAGGCCCGCAGCTTGGTGCAGGCGCAGCGGCGGGTACGGCGATTGCAGCCGGCGCCACCCTGGCCGGCGGGGCCGCAGGTGCCCGGCTCGCGGCAGGCGCTGTCGGGGGGGCCGTAGCGAGCGCATCGAGCGCCGCCGCCCGTGCGGCCGGATCGACCAGCGCCACCTATAGCGCCGGTGCAGCGGGCAAGAGCGGGGGAGACGCCGTCGCGGGCGGGATCGGTGCGTTGGGAAGAGCGGCCGGCTCTGCCGCCACGTCCCCACTCCGCCGCGCTGCCGATGCAATGAAGCAAAGCTTCAACGCCGGAAAATCGGGCGCATCGACGAACAGTGGTGGCGCTGAAGCTGCGTCCGGGCCGCCAAAATGGGCGACGGCAATGCGCCAGCGGCAGACGATCGCCCACGGGGTTTCGACCGCCGCCCACACATTGCGCGGTGGCGACAGCGGTGGTGGCGGCGCTTCAATCGATCTGAGCGGAAGGGACTGA
- a CDS encoding TrbI/VirB10 family protein has translation MSGRNDQDSSPAPSSAAPFKLGGDAPTVMRLSRKTLAGVGVFAGLSIGGALIYALQPPEKPVGQEVYATEGRAKADGLGSVPKDYSQVPQLGPPLPGDLGRPILAAQQGGNDNQVSGQGYPSDRHAIDPAVAARQKARQERDAAQASQLFIGQGSAESTGSAPEHVATGAPTTAPAFGPDLVAPSAMTASGSAAKRAFMTGTMDTRSLASSTVEPVASANILQAGSIIPAALITGIRSDLPGQISAQVTQNVYDSPTGRILLIPQGARLIGEYDSQIDAGQSRLLMAWTRLIMPDGRSMMLERQPAADASGFSGLQDSVNNHWGGVARAAMISTLLGLGTELAADSDNDIIRALRRGSQDSFNQAGQQIIQRQVAIAPTLTIRPGHPLRVMITRDLVLPPLGNR, from the coding sequence ATGAGCGGCCGTAACGATCAGGATAGTTCGCCCGCGCCATCGTCGGCGGCCCCGTTCAAGTTGGGAGGCGATGCGCCGACGGTAATGCGCCTGTCGCGCAAGACATTGGCCGGGGTAGGCGTGTTTGCAGGTTTGAGCATCGGGGGCGCTCTCATCTATGCGCTACAGCCGCCGGAGAAACCGGTCGGCCAGGAAGTCTACGCGACCGAGGGCCGGGCAAAGGCCGACGGGCTGGGATCAGTGCCCAAGGACTATAGCCAGGTTCCGCAATTGGGACCGCCACTGCCGGGTGACCTGGGACGGCCGATCCTTGCTGCACAACAGGGCGGCAACGACAACCAAGTTTCCGGGCAAGGCTATCCATCCGATCGCCACGCCATAGATCCGGCCGTCGCAGCACGGCAAAAGGCGCGTCAGGAACGGGACGCTGCGCAGGCAAGCCAGTTGTTTATAGGACAGGGGAGCGCCGAATCGACGGGCAGCGCGCCGGAGCATGTCGCCACGGGAGCGCCGACCACCGCGCCAGCGTTCGGGCCGGACCTTGTCGCCCCATCGGCAATGACGGCATCGGGTAGCGCGGCCAAACGTGCTTTCATGACGGGCACCATGGACACGCGCTCGCTCGCCTCATCTACCGTCGAACCCGTGGCGTCCGCCAACATCCTGCAGGCCGGCAGCATCATACCCGCCGCCTTGATCACTGGCATCCGATCCGACCTGCCCGGTCAGATCAGCGCCCAGGTCACGCAGAATGTCTATGACAGCCCGACGGGGCGCATCCTGCTCATTCCACAGGGCGCAAGGTTGATCGGGGAGTATGATTCGCAAATCGATGCCGGTCAGTCGCGGCTTCTGATGGCATGGACGCGCCTCATCATGCCAGACGGGCGCTCGATGATGCTCGAGCGTCAACCTGCCGCCGATGCCAGCGGCTTTTCGGGCTTGCAGGACAGCGTAAACAATCACTGGGGTGGCGTTGCGCGCGCTGCCATGATCTCTACTCTTTTGGGCCTTGGCACGGAATTGGCGGCCGATAGCGATAATGACATCATCCGGGCGCTGCGCCGCGGGTCGCAGGACAGCTTCAATCAGGCCGGGCAACAGATCATACAGCGTCAGGTAGCGATAGCTCCGACCTTGACCATCCGGCCGGGCCATCCGCTGCGCGTCATGATCACGCGCGACCTTGTCCTTCCCCCTCTGGGCAATCGGTGA